From one Gemmatimonadales bacterium genomic stretch:
- the rplV gene encoding 50S ribosomal protein L22: MSGYAIQRLVRQSPRKMRLVIDLIRGKDVNEAYAILKFNKKLAAKQIAKTLKSAVANAEQKALRDNASFDPDALFVKTAIVNGGQPLKRFTAAAQGRATPIRKRTSHVEIRVEAKENE, translated from the coding sequence ATGAGCGGCTATGCGATTCAGCGGCTGGTGCGCCAGTCGCCCCGGAAGATGCGGCTCGTCATCGATCTCATCCGCGGCAAGGACGTGAACGAGGCGTACGCCATCCTCAAGTTCAACAAGAAGCTGGCGGCCAAGCAGATCGCCAAGACGCTGAAGTCGGCGGTGGCCAACGCGGAGCAGAAGGCGCTCCGGGACAACGCCAGCTTCGATCCGGACGCGCTCTTCGTGAAGACCGCCATCGTCAACGGCGGGCAGCCGCTCAAGCGCTTCACGGCGGCGGCGCAGGGGCGGGCCACCCCCATCAGGAAGCGCACCAGCCACGTGGAGATTCGCGTGGAAGCCAAGGAGAACGAGTAA
- the rplB gene encoding 50S ribosomal protein L2: protein MSIRQFRPMTAATRFKSVSGFDEITRATPEKSLVEPLKKSGGRNNQGHLTSRHRGGGHKRQYRKIDFKRNKFGIPGKVAEIEYDPNRSARIALIVYADGEKRYILHPKGLNQGDTVVSGPGTDTRTGNALPLGEIPLGTTVHNIELKIGKGGQMARTAGSSAQVVAKEGDYVTLRLRSSEMRLVHARCLATVGEVGNSEHELLSVGKAGKSRWLGRRPKVRGVAMNPVDHPLGSSKGKSSNGRPPVSPWGKPEGRKTRHKKKASTKLIVRGRKRGKATQ, encoded by the coding sequence CCGCTTCAAGTCGGTGTCCGGGTTCGATGAGATCACTCGGGCCACGCCGGAGAAGTCGCTGGTCGAGCCGCTCAAGAAGAGCGGCGGGCGCAACAACCAGGGTCATCTGACGTCCCGGCACCGGGGCGGCGGCCACAAGCGGCAGTACCGGAAGATCGACTTCAAGCGGAACAAGTTCGGGATTCCGGGGAAGGTCGCGGAGATCGAATACGATCCCAACCGGAGCGCCCGCATCGCCCTCATCGTCTACGCCGATGGGGAGAAGCGATACATCCTGCACCCCAAGGGGCTCAACCAGGGCGACACCGTGGTGTCCGGACCGGGCACCGACACCCGCACCGGGAACGCGCTGCCGCTGGGTGAGATCCCCCTGGGCACTACGGTGCACAACATCGAGCTCAAGATCGGCAAGGGCGGGCAGATGGCCCGGACCGCCGGGTCGAGCGCGCAGGTGGTGGCCAAGGAAGGTGACTACGTCACCCTCCGGCTGCGGTCGAGCGAGATGCGCCTGGTGCACGCCCGCTGTCTCGCCACGGTCGGCGAGGTGGGCAACTCGGAGCACGAGCTTCTCTCGGTGGGCAAAGCGGGCAAGAGCCGCTGGCTGGGCCGGCGGCCCAAAGTCCGCGGCGTGGCGATGAACCCGGTGGATCACCCGCTGGGCAGCAGCAAGGGCAAGTCCTCGAACGGACGGCCACCGGTCTCGCCCTGGGGCAAGCCGGAGGGCCGGAAGACCCGGCACAAGAAGAAGGCCTCTACCAAGCTCATCGTGCGCGGACGGAAGCGCGGGAAGGCGACACAGTAA
- the rpsS gene encoding 30S ribosomal protein S19 gives MARSVKKGPFVLESLMEKVQVLNSKNEKRVVKTWSRASTILPEFVGHTFAVHNGNKFVPVYVTENMVGHKLGEFAPTRLFRGHSGKLVADKKAKPE, from the coding sequence ATGGCGCGGAGCGTAAAGAAGGGCCCCTTCGTCCTGGAGTCGCTCATGGAGAAGGTCCAGGTCCTCAACAGCAAGAACGAGAAGCGGGTGGTGAAGACCTGGAGCCGGGCGAGCACCATTCTGCCCGAGTTCGTGGGGCACACCTTCGCGGTGCACAACGGGAACAAGTTCGTCCCGGTGTACGTGACCGAGAACATGGTCGGCCACAAGCTGGGCGAGTTCGCGCCGACGCGGCTGTTCCGCGGCCATAGCGGCAAGCTGGTGGCGGACAAGAAGGCCAAGCCGGAGTAA